In one Zobellia galactanivorans genomic region, the following are encoded:
- a CDS encoding L-rhamnose mutarotase: MKTKRYCYSCDLKDDPQLIAEYKEYHAEGNARPAITKSIKDAGIVDMQIFLTGNRMFMIMEVDETFDAQRKAEMDANNPDVQEWEQLMWKYQQSLPWAKNGEKWIELERIFKL, from the coding sequence ATGAAAACAAAACGTTATTGCTACTCTTGCGATCTTAAAGACGACCCTCAACTCATTGCCGAATACAAAGAATACCATGCCGAGGGCAATGCCCGACCGGCCATAACAAAAAGCATTAAAGATGCCGGTATTGTCGATATGCAGATTTTCTTGACCGGTAACCGTATGTTCATGATCATGGAGGTCGACGAAACCTTCGATGCCCAAAGGAAAGCCGAAATGGACGCCAACAACCCAGACGTACAAGAATGGGAACAATTGATGTGGAAGTACCAACAAAGCCTACCATGGGCCAAAAATGGAGAAAAGTGGATCGAACTAGAGCGTATCTTCAAACTCTAA
- a CDS encoding amidohydrolase family protein, with protein sequence MTIDSHQHFWNYEAVKHSWIDDEMSSIRKDFLPEDLKKVYQENGIDGCVAVQADQTLEETDFLLELAKQNDFIKGVVGWADLRSGHIDSVLEKYSSEQFLKGWRHVVQGEADHNFLLRPNFLRGISLLEKYGYTYDILVFPHQLGAVLEFVRKFPNQRFVIDHIAKPYIKDGFYDGWASLMKEIGKQENVCCKLSGMITEADYNSWTPEQLHPYMHLVLEAFGSERVMFGSDWPVCLVAGNYGQVKGVVTDFISTLGEEDQQMIMGANAEAFYNL encoded by the coding sequence ATGACAATAGATAGTCACCAACATTTTTGGAATTACGAAGCGGTCAAACACTCCTGGATCGATGACGAAATGTCGTCCATTCGCAAAGATTTTCTTCCTGAAGACCTAAAAAAGGTATATCAGGAAAATGGAATTGATGGTTGTGTTGCCGTACAGGCCGACCAAACCCTTGAAGAAACCGATTTTTTACTGGAACTGGCCAAACAGAACGATTTTATCAAAGGGGTTGTCGGATGGGCAGACCTTCGGTCAGGGCATATCGATTCCGTCTTGGAAAAGTACAGTAGCGAGCAATTCTTGAAAGGATGGAGGCATGTGGTACAAGGTGAAGCCGATCATAATTTTTTACTCCGACCTAATTTCCTAAGGGGAATTTCATTGTTGGAAAAATACGGTTACACTTACGATATTCTGGTCTTCCCCCATCAATTAGGGGCTGTATTGGAGTTCGTCAGAAAGTTTCCGAACCAGAGATTTGTTATTGACCATATCGCGAAGCCTTACATCAAAGACGGATTTTATGATGGTTGGGCCTCATTGATGAAGGAAATAGGAAAACAAGAAAACGTATGCTGTAAGCTATCGGGCATGATTACGGAAGCCGATTATAACTCATGGACTCCCGAGCAACTGCACCCCTATATGCATTTGGTACTTGAAGCCTTCGGTAGCGAACGTGTTATGTTCGGGTCTGACTGGCCCGTATGCCTGGTCGCCGGTAATTACGGCCAAGTAAAGGGTGTCGTAACCGATTTTATTTCAACCCTTGGCGAAGAAGACCAACAAATGATCATGGGTGCCAACGCAGAGGCATTCTATAACTTATAA
- a CDS encoding SDR family oxidoreductase — protein MDLNLKGKVVVISGAAGKEGSIGETILQRLAEEGAIPAVIDRNARGFGYIEKIQAKGIDAIFCQTDVTDPQQIENAVNTIAKKYGRIDAVINNVGVNDGVGLDASYEEFMDSLKLNMVSYFLIVKHALPLLIKSKGNILNIGSKVALTGQGRTSGYAASKGGVLGLTREWAVDLVKHGIRSNAIIIAESWTPSYDTWIKTLPNGEEKLQSIVKKIPLENRMTSTDEIADTCLFTISSRSSHTTGQFIFVDGGYVHLDRSLLTED, from the coding sequence ATGGATTTAAATTTAAAAGGAAAGGTAGTGGTAATCAGTGGAGCTGCCGGAAAGGAAGGCAGTATAGGTGAGACCATATTACAACGTTTGGCCGAAGAAGGCGCCATCCCTGCGGTAATCGACCGTAATGCCAGAGGCTTTGGTTATATAGAAAAAATTCAGGCCAAAGGTATCGATGCCATTTTCTGCCAGACCGATGTTACCGATCCACAACAAATTGAAAATGCCGTAAATACTATCGCCAAAAAATATGGCCGTATCGATGCGGTCATCAATAATGTGGGAGTAAACGACGGTGTTGGCCTTGATGCCAGCTATGAAGAGTTTATGGATTCGCTTAAACTCAATATGGTAAGTTATTTTCTTATTGTCAAACATGCCTTGCCCCTATTGATAAAGTCGAAAGGGAACATTCTGAACATAGGTTCCAAGGTGGCCCTTACCGGTCAAGGAAGAACCTCTGGTTACGCAGCTTCCAAAGGCGGGGTACTCGGACTCACCCGTGAATGGGCCGTTGACCTGGTCAAACACGGAATTCGCTCAAATGCCATCATTATTGCCGAAAGCTGGACCCCTTCATACGATACTTGGATAAAAACCTTACCCAATGGTGAAGAAAAATTGCAGTCTATCGTCAAGAAAATCCCATTGGAAAACCGAATGACGAGTACCGATGAAATAGCCGATACTTGCTTGTTTACCATTTCCAGCAGGTCATCACATACCACAGGCCAATTTATTTTTGTCGATGGCGGCTATGTGCATTTAGACCGTTCCTTACTTACCGAAGATTAA
- the fucP gene encoding L-fucose:H+ symporter permease yields MTKNTKIPVVPKNLLVPFIAATSIFALWGFANDLTNPMVAAFKKVMILSNEEAYNVQFAFYFGYGVMAIPAALFIRRFSYKSGLLLGLALYALGAILFYPAAENGSYTYFLISLFVITCGLGFLETTSNPLILSMGDKETATQRLNLAQSFNPIGSLTGMLIAKFVVLDRILSADYADSSEIVALGAEKAAEIKAFDLNIISGPYIAVGVFVALVFFVIWKTKIPAMVMGDHLSVKESVNRIFKSKTFLLGVIAQMFYVGAQIMCWTAIFQLVEYLNESQNLGVDATWWNITAMVSFVTTRFIGTALMKKINPAKMLAYFGVAAALMCGGIIMTTGILSLVFLVLVSVFMSIMFPTIYGLALKDMGEEAKLASSGLIMAIVGGAFLPKLQASIMDFGDTVNGQEVFGDKIAGNITEIHFSFLLPMICLLFVAFYGMYAFKVTQSKIA; encoded by the coding sequence ATGACAAAAAACACCAAGATACCTGTAGTTCCCAAGAACTTGCTAGTACCCTTTATTGCGGCAACCTCAATTTTTGCGCTTTGGGGTTTTGCCAATGATTTGACGAATCCAATGGTAGCCGCCTTTAAAAAGGTAATGATCTTATCTAACGAAGAGGCCTACAATGTACAATTTGCATTTTATTTTGGCTACGGTGTTATGGCTATTCCCGCCGCATTGTTCATTCGAAGGTTCAGTTATAAATCAGGCCTCCTCCTCGGTTTGGCCCTTTATGCCCTAGGTGCCATTCTATTCTATCCGGCAGCGGAAAACGGATCATATACTTACTTTCTGATCTCTCTATTCGTAATTACTTGTGGATTAGGATTTTTGGAAACCACATCCAACCCCTTGATACTCTCCATGGGCGATAAGGAAACGGCCACCCAAAGATTAAATTTGGCCCAATCGTTCAACCCTATCGGTTCGTTGACAGGAATGCTCATTGCCAAATTCGTGGTGCTCGACCGCATTCTCTCAGCCGATTATGCCGATAGTTCGGAAATCGTTGCCTTAGGGGCGGAAAAAGCCGCGGAAATCAAAGCTTTTGACCTAAATATCATTAGTGGGCCCTATATAGCCGTAGGGGTCTTTGTGGCCTTGGTCTTTTTTGTTATTTGGAAAACCAAAATTCCTGCCATGGTCATGGGCGACCATCTATCCGTTAAAGAATCGGTAAACCGTATTTTTAAAAGTAAGACCTTTTTATTGGGGGTAATAGCGCAAATGTTCTATGTAGGCGCCCAAATTATGTGTTGGACGGCTATTTTCCAATTGGTAGAATACCTGAACGAATCTCAAAATTTAGGTGTAGATGCCACTTGGTGGAATATTACCGCCATGGTTTCCTTTGTAACCACGCGTTTTATCGGAACGGCCTTGATGAAAAAAATAAACCCTGCCAAGATGTTGGCCTATTTTGGGGTTGCGGCTGCCTTGATGTGCGGAGGAATTATTATGACCACAGGCATCCTAAGCTTGGTCTTTTTGGTTTTGGTATCGGTATTCATGTCGATTATGTTCCCTACCATTTACGGTCTCGCACTTAAAGATATGGGAGAAGAAGCCAAATTGGCCTCATCAGGACTTATTATGGCGATTGTAGGAGGGGCTTTTTTACCAAAGCTTCAAGCCAGTATAATGGATTTTGGGGATACCGTAAACGGCCAAGAAGTTTTTGGCGATAAAATAGCCGGAAACATCACCGAAATTCATTTCTCCTTCCTATTGCCAATGATATGCCTACTTTTTGTTGCCTTCTACGGAATGTATGCCTTTAAAGTAACCCAATCAAAAATTGCCTAA